One Sphingomonas endolithica genomic window, CCCTTGGCGATGGAGATCAGCGCGCGATAGCCGTCATATTTCACCTCGTGCAGCCACTGGCTGCCGGACGGGACTGCATCCACCAAGGTGCAGAGCTGCGGCTCCCGGAACACGGGCGCCTTGCTTGTACTACGGCGCACGCCGGAGTTCGCCGGCGCCGCGTTCTTGGACTTGGGCTCAGCCTTAGCCCGAAGCACGCTGCCCTTCTTCCCCTCGGCAATCTCCACCATCGTGCGGCCCGTGGCGACACTCGTCAGCCCGGTTTCGACCAACGTGTCCGTGCCGCCCGCCTCCGCGTCGTCGATCTTGCGCAGCAGCCAATTCTCGTTCTTCTCCTTGCCGCGCGGTTTCAGCCGGATCAGCAGCCACTCGCCCTTCATCCGCTCGCCATCCAGCACGAAGTGCAGGTGGCCCTTTTCCAGATCCTTCGCGCTCTTGCCCTTGATCGGGGACCAGGTGCCGCGATCCCACAGCATCACCGTGCCGCCGCCATATTCGCCCTTGGGGATCGTCCCCTCGAACGTCGCGTAGGACAAGGGATGATCCTCGGTCCTGACCGCCAGGCGCTTCTGGTCGGGATCGATGCTCGGCCCGCGCGTGACCGCCCAGCTCTTCAGCACGCCGTCGATCTCCAGCCGGAAATCCCAGTGCAGCCGCGTCGCATCGTGCTTCTGCACCATGAAGCTGTTGCCATGGCCGGGATCGAGCGTACCGGCCGGCTCCGCCGTCTTCGCGAAGTCGCGCTTGGCGTTGTAGAGCGCGAGTGGGTCCGAAGTTGCCATCTACTTGCTCCCCTCCCTGGAAAGGAGCAGAAGGGCGTTACGCACGCTTCTTCGCCGGCGCACGCTTGGCCGGCTCCTTCTCCGCCGCAGGCTTCTTCGTTGCCGCCTTCTTGGCCGGCGCCGCTTCCTTCGCCGCGGCCCCCGATTGTCCCATCGACTTCTTCAGCGCCGCCATCAGGTCGACGACGTTCGACCCGCCCTTGGCCGGTGTTGCCGAATCCTCCTCGATGACCTTTGCGCCCTTGGCCTCGCGCTTGCGCTCCACCAGGCCCTTCAGCGCATCGACATAGCGGTCGTGGAACTCGCCCGGATCGAACTTCGACGTCTTCTTCGCGATCAACGCCTCGGCCAGGTCCATCAAGTCCTGGTCCGGCTTGTCGTCGGGAATGTCGCGGAAATAGCCCTGCGCCTTGTTGACCTCATCGGCATAGCGCAGCGTCTCCAGCACCATCCCGCGCCCGCACGGCTTCAACGACACGACATATTCGCGCCCGCGCATCGCCAACTGCCCGAGCCCGACCTTGCGCGTCGAGCGCAGCGCCTCGCGCAGCACGATGAACGCTTCTTCGGCCAAATCGTCCGCCGGCACGACGAAATAGGGCTTCTCGTAATACAGCACGTCGATCTCGTCGGCATCGACGAACTGCGTCAGCTCCAGCGTCTTCTTCGATTCCAGCTTCACCGCGTCGATCTCGTCCTGCTCCAGCAGCACGAACTCGCCCTTCTCGTATTCGAAGCCCTTCATGATCTCGTCGGTGTCGACCGGGCCGACGCCGGTAACGACCTTCTCGTAATGGATCGGCTTGCCGGTCGGCTCGTGGATCTGCTTGAAGCTGATCTGCGCGCCGGATTTGGTCGCCGAATAGATCTCGACCGGGATCGACACCAACGCGAGCCGTATCTGTCCCTGCCAATAGGCGCGTGCGGCCATTTTCGAGTGTTCCAATGCGCAAAGCGTTACGAAGCCGATTCAATCATCGGCAGGGGAGTCGGTTCCCTACCCGTCACCCCGGACTTGGTCCGGGGTCCACTCCGGGCCTTCCAGCAACGTATGCGAGCCGTGCGGCACGGTGGACCCCGGAACAAGTCCGGGGTGACGGCAGGGAAGGCGCGCGCTAAACACCGGCAATGCCCACCGATCCCTTCGCCTTGTTCGACAGCTGGTACGCCGAAGCCCGCGCCAGCGAGATCAACGATTCCAACGCCATGGCACTCGCCACCGTCGCCGCCGATGGCCGCCCGTCGTCGCGCATGGTGCTGCTGAAGGGGCACGGCCCGGACGGCTTCGTCTTCTACACCAACCGCGAAAGCCGCAAGGCAGGCGAGATCGCCGCCAATCCGAACGTCGCCTTGCTGTTTCACTGGAAGTCGCTGCGCCGCCAGGTGCGCATCGAAGGTGCGCTCGCCCAGGCCACGGATGCCGAATCCGACGCCTATTTCGCCAGCCGCAGCCGCGATTCGCAGCTCGGCGCCTGGGCATCGGACCAGTCCCGCCCCTTGGCCGATCGCGCCACGTTCGAGGCGCGCTTTGCCGAGATGGAGCAGCGTTTTGCCGATGGCGATGTGCCACGCCCGCCGCATTGGGGCGGGTACCGCGTCACGCCATTGGCGATCGAATTCTGGCAGGATCGTGCACACCGCCTGCACGAACGCCGCCTGTTCACGCGGGAAGACGACGGCTGGGCTGAGGGGATGCTCTACCCATGACGGAGGCACAGCGCCGCGCCATCCCATTTGCCGTCCGGGCGGCGCTTGCCAGCGTTGCGATGGCGGTGTTCCTGCTGTTGCTCAAAGGCTTTGCCGCCTGGCACACCGGCTCGGTGGCGATGCTCGGCTCGCTCGCCGACACGGCGCTCGATCTGCTCGCCAGCCTCGTCACGCTGTACGGCGTGAAGCTCGCTGCCGAACCCGCCGATCACGATCACCGCTTCGGACACGGCAAGGCAGAGGCGCTTGCCGCCTTGTTCCAGGTGATGCTGATCACCGCATCTGCCGCCGGCATTGCGTGGCGCGCGATCCTGGCCTTTGGCGAGACCCGCCCGACGCAGGACGCCGAGTTCGGCATCGGCGTGTCGGTCGTGGCGATCATCGCGACGGTCGCCTTGCTCGCCTATCAACGCAGCATCATCCGCCAGACCGGCTCGGTCGCGATCATGGCAGACAATATGCATTACCAGTCGGACGTGCTGCTCAACGGCTCGGTCATCCTGGCAATGGTGCTCGATCAATATGTCGGCTGGCGCGGGGCCGATCCCGTGATGGGCATCGCCATCGCACTGTGGCTCGCCTGGGGCGCGTTTCGCGCCTCGTCGAACGCGATCGACCAGTTGATGGACAAGGAATGGCCCGAGGGCGAGCGCGCGCGCTTCATCGAGGTCGCCGCGCGCCAGCCCGGTATCAAGGGCATCCATGATTTCCGCACGCGTCGTTCCGGCAGCCACGATTTCGCGCAATTCCACATGGAGGTCGATCGCAACCTCACCATGTTTGCCGCGCACGATATCGTCGAGACCGTCGAGCACGCGCTGCGCCGCGCCTATCCCAAGGTCGAGGTGCTGATCCATCTCGATCCGGAAGGCCATGTCGATACCGACAATCCGCTGGTCGAGGCGGATGTCACCCCGCATTGGTTCGCCAAACGGCTGTAACGTAGATCCGGAGCACGCAGATGAGAATTCCGTTCGTCCAGATCGATGCCTTTGCCGGCGCACCGTTCACCGGCAATCCGGCGGCCGTATTGCCGCTCTCCACATGGCTGGAGGACTCGGTGCTGCAGGCGATCGCCGCGGAGAACAACCTTGCCGAAACCGCGTTCATCGTGCCCGACGATAGCGACGCGGCCGATTTCGAGCTGCGCTGGTTCACGCCGGAGAACGAAGTGGTGATGTGCGGTCACGCCACCCTGGCCAGCGGCCATTTCGTGCTGTCGTCCGATACCGCGCTGGACCGCGTGACGTTTCGGACACGGCAGGCCGGATTGCTGCATGTCGCCCGTGCCGATGACGGCTATGAACTGGGCTTGCCCGCCTGGGTGCCCACGCCCGCGCCGCTGTCGGAGATCGTCGCAGCGTTGGGCGTCGACAGCGTCGTGGAAACCCTGTGGCACGAACATCGCTACGGTGTGGTCGTGCTGGAAACCGCCGATCAGGTGCGCGCGGTCGATCCCGACTTCCGCCGCCTGGCGCAAAGCGGCGACTGGCTGACCATCGTCACCGCGCCGGGCGAAGACACCGATATCGTCAGCCGCGCCTTCGCGCCGGGGGCCGGGATCGACGAGGACCCGGTGACTGGCTCAGCCCATGCCGTCGTCGTGCCCTATTGGGCGAAGCGGCTGGGGCGCGATACGTTCACTGCCTACCAGGCAAGCCGCAGGGGTGGGCACCTGGCCTGCCGACTGGACGGCGACCGCGTCGTCCTCGGGGGCACGTGCGTGACGGTGATCGAGGGCACGTTCTTCCTCTAGGCTGCGATGACTGCATTTAACCGTTCGTGCTGAGTAGAGACCGAGTAGGCCGCAGGCCATATCGAGGGCTCGTATCGAAGCACCTCGGAGCGCGGTATCGCGTATCCTTTGATACGCCCTCTCGATACGCGCTTCGCGCTACGCGATGCCTTTCCTGAGCGCCTGCCCTTGCTGGAAATCGAAGGGGCTACTCAGGACGAACGGAACGTTTGAGGCGTTCGTACGTCATCCACCCTAACGCCGGCCGCGATCGAACGCCGCGGTCACGTCGCCCAGCGTCTGCATCATCGCCGGGTTGCGCATGTTGGGCGTATTGCCCAGCCGCACGATCACTACGCCGCGGCCTTGCCCGCTGTCCGGGCTGGCGATCACCAACTGGCCGAGATGCCCGTTCATCCCAACCGCACTCGCCGGTCCCTTCCCGAAGAACAGCGCCGCCCGCCCGATGCCCGGCCGATTGAGCCAGATGTGGCCGCCATATTGGGCGTTGGTGGGGGAGGGGGTCTTCATAAAGGCCAGCCATTCCGGCGCGATCACCTGCGCGCCGTCCGCTCCCCTGCCATCGAGCAGCAGCCCGCCGATCCGGCCCCAATCGTCCAGCGTCATGTGCATCAGCGACCCGCCGATCTGCGTGCCCGCGCCGTCATATTCCAGCACGGCGTTGCGCACCCCGGCCGGTCGGAACAGCCGCTCGCGCGCAAAAGCGGTGTAGATCTGCGCGCGTGTCCTGGGATCACGGCTGTCGGTCAGCGTGCGGGTGATGATCTCGGCCAGGATGATCGAGGTCAGCGAGCTGTAGTTGAAACGCGAGCCCGGCCTGGCCTCGAGCCGGTGCCCGATCGCCGCCGCCGCCATGGCCTCGGTATCGGCGACGAACAACGTCTGGTTGGTGTCCGATGCCTCGATCGGATTGCCGACCTCGATATGTTGCAGCCCGGAGGACATGTTGAGCAATTGCCTGAGGGTGATCGCTGCCCGCGGATCGCCGACGCCATGCCATTCCGCGATCGGCGCGGGCGCGTCGAGCTGCAGCCGACCGTCGGCGACCAGTTCGCCCACCAGAATGGCAGTGACGCTCTTGGCCATCGACCAGCTGATGAAGCGGTTATAGTCGGAATAACCCGGTGCATAGGCCTTCAGCGCCGGGCAGCCGTCCGCCACGATCAGTACCGCGCGCGTTTCGGCATGATCGGCGAACAAGCGCTTCACCGGTTCCAGCGCCGGCCCGAGCCGCGCGCCCGTGCACGCCTTGACGGTGAAAGCGGGCGCGTCGGCCGCCTCGCTTGCGCCGATCAGCAGCGGCAGCATCACGGCGAGGGCGACCTTGCGCATCATGTCGGCAACGATAGAACACGGCTTGATGAAGGCAAGACGGATCGCATGGTGGACGCTGCCCGTGCTCGGCGCGTTGCTGATCGGCGTCTTCCTTTATGCCAGAAGCCGTACGGCGCAGCTAGAACTCGGCACCGGCTATGCCGCGCGCGTCGCCTGTGCCTGTCATTATATCGGCAATCGCGCGCTTGGCAGCTGCTATGCCGATTTCGAACCGGGCATGAGCGTCATCCGCCTGTCGGACGATCCCGAGACCAGGACGGTCACTGCCTCCGTCCCGCTGATCGCCCGGCGCTCGGCACGCTTCGATCCCATACTCGGCTGCCAGCCGTCGCCGTTCACCGGCAAGCGGCTCAAGCTGCGCTAGGCGGCGATCAGCGCGCGCTCGGTCTCGGCGATCCAGCCGCCGCCCAGCACGCGTTCGCCATCGTAGAGCACCGCCGCTTGCCCTGGCGATACCCCATATTCCGGGCTGTCGAACACCACCCGGCCGCCCTCCAGCCGGGCTGGCACGGGCTTGGCCATCGAACGCACCTTGGCGCTTAGCGGCCCGGCATGGTCGCCGCCGATCCAGTTGATTTCCGTCAGCCGTGCCGCCTCGACCGCCAACGCGGCGCGCGGGCCCACCACCACGCGTCGTTGCGCCGGCTCCAGCCGCACGACATAAAGCGGTTCGGGGCTGCCACCGATCTCCAGCCCACGGCGCTGGCCGACCGTGAAGTTGACGATGCCCGAATGCTCGCCCAGCTGCTGCCCGGCCAGATCGACGATCGCGCCGCCCGCCTGTGCCTCGGGCCGCAATTTCTTGACCAGGCCCGCATAGTCGCCATCCGGCACGAAGCAGATGTCCTGGCTGTCAGGCTTGCCGGCCACCCCCAGCCCGAGCTCGGCGGCCAGTTCGCGCACCCGCGCCTTGGGCATTCCGCCGAGCGGGAAACGCAGGTAATCGAGCTGCGGCTGCGTCGTCGCGAACAGGAAATAGCTTTGGTCGCGTGCCGGATCGACGGCACGGTGCAATTCGGCGCCCGCCGGGCCGATAACGCGGTGGACGTAATGGCCGGTGGCCAGGCAATCGGCACCCAGGTCGCGTGCCAACTGGAACAGATCGGTGAATTTCGGCCCCATATTGCAGCGGACGCAGGGGATCGGCGTCCGCCCGGCGAGATATTCGTCGGCAAAGGTGTCGATCACCGTCTCGCGAAAACTCGTTTCGTGATCGTAGACATAGTGCGCGATGCCGAGCCGATCGCAGACAGCGCGTGCATCACGGATATCGCGTCCTGCACAGCATGATCCCGCGCGGCCAACAGCCTCGCCATGATTGTAGAGCTGCAGCGTGATGCCGATCGTCTCCGCACCGGTCGCCGCGGCTAGCCCGGCAACTACGGACGAGTCGACCCCGCCGGACATCGCGACGACGATGCGTTTCCCCGAAAGATCGGGGCCGAGCTGGAAATCGCCGATGACGGTCATGCCGGCGTCCATAAGCCTCGTTCTGTCGCATTGCAAAACACATGGTTGCGAAAGGATTTTCGCCCGCTTTACGTCCCCTTCAGACTAACCGCCTAAACGGATCATTCGTTGCACCGTCAAAGGCGTCCGAGTGGATCTGAGTTTTACCCGTTTCGAGCATGACGCTCCGTTGGTTACCCTGCCGTCCGACCTGGCGGTGATCATGGTCGGGATCGTCGCCCGACAAGCGGCGAGCCCGACCGCGCTGTCGCAATCGGCGCTGCTGCCGCCTGTGGCCGAGGACTTGCTCTCCCCCGCCCATGGCGCCTTCAATGCCGATGTTGCGGCCCTGTTAGCCCAAGTTGATGAAGAATGAACGCCGTGTTTACCGAGCCGCTTTAGCCGGCGTTCAAGCCCGCAAGTATAGTGCAATCCTATGTGAACGAACGGGGGCCCCCGCCCCGATTTCGAGGTTGAAATGATCGAGAACCAGAAAATCCGTCCTGCCAAGGTCATCGGTCCGCTCGGCGAACCGCTGACGTTGGACAGCCTGCCGCCGCCCGAGACGACGCGCTGGGTCGTGCGCCGCAAGGCAGAGGTGGTCGCGGCAGTAAATGGCGGCCTGCTCTCGGTTGACGAAGTGTGCGAGCGCTATGGTCTGACCGTGGAGGAATTTGCCGGCTGGCAGCGCGCAATCGACCGGTCGGGCATGCCCGGCCTGCGCGTCACGCGTATCCAGCATTATCGCTCGCTCTACGATCGCCAGCAGAAATACTGATCCTGTCTATACGGCCTGATACGGCTCGTTCCTTATCGGGGGCGGGCCGTTTTCATGTTCGGTGAAAAACAAACCGCTACCGGAACAAATTTACCCGTCTGCGAGTCTTTCCCCCGTAGCCCGGCAGGCGGGCATCAACAGAGGGACGACAATCATGGGTATCATCATCTGGCTTATCGTTGGTGGTGTCGTAGGCTGGCTGGCCAGCCTGGTCATGCGCACGGATGGACAGCAGGGCATCTTCCTGAACATCGTCGTCGGCATTATCGGTTCGGTGATTGCATCGTTCCTGTTCGGCGGCGGGATCAACCAGGCCGTGACCGTCACGACCTTCATCTATTCGTTGATCGGCGCGATCATCCTGCTCGCGATCGTCAACCTGGTGCGTCGCGGCAGCGTTCGCTAAAAACCAGTAGCAGCACAAAGATCAGGGCCGCCCGGCATGCCGGGCGGCCCTTTTCGTATCTGGCGCTCAACCTCGGCGGAGACGCACCTCCTGGCGCTTACTTCAGCAGGAAACGAACCGACAGGTTTACCGTGACGTCGGTTGCGCCAGCCGCAATCGCGGTGGACGGCGCCGCCTTGGCCCGGGCGAACGTCATCATGACCGGCGGCTGTCCACCAGCATTCTCGCCGCTCTCCGCGATCGACACGATCCGTGCGACCGTCATCCCCGATGCCTTTGCATACAGCGCGGCCCGCGCCCGCGCCCGCGCGACCGCGTCGTTGCGCGCTTCGTCCAGCGCAGCGTCGGGATTGTCGATCTCCAGCGACGGCCCGTCGATCTGGTTGGCGCCTTCCTTCACCAGCGCATCCAGGATGGCGCCGGATTTGGCGACATCACGAAATCGCACGGATACGGTGTTGCTCGCCTGGTACCCGGTGATCACCGGCGGCACGTTCTCGCCATAGCGATATTGCGGGCTGAGCCCGACATTGGCGGTGGCGACATCCCGG contains:
- a CDS encoding Ku protein produces the protein MAARAYWQGQIRLALVSIPVEIYSATKSGAQISFKQIHEPTGKPIHYEKVVTGVGPVDTDEIMKGFEYEKGEFVLLEQDEIDAVKLESKKTLELTQFVDADEIDVLYYEKPYFVVPADDLAEEAFIVLREALRSTRKVGLGQLAMRGREYVVSLKPCGRGMVLETLRYADEVNKAQGYFRDIPDDKPDQDLMDLAEALIAKKTSKFDPGEFHDRYVDALKGLVERKREAKGAKVIEEDSATPAKGGSNVVDLMAALKKSMGQSGAAAKEAAPAKKAATKKPAAEKEPAKRAPAKKRA
- the pdxH gene encoding pyridoxamine 5'-phosphate oxidase; this translates as MPTDPFALFDSWYAEARASEINDSNAMALATVAADGRPSSRMVLLKGHGPDGFVFYTNRESRKAGEIAANPNVALLFHWKSLRRQVRIEGALAQATDAESDAYFASRSRDSQLGAWASDQSRPLADRATFEARFAEMEQRFADGDVPRPPHWGGYRVTPLAIEFWQDRAHRLHERRLFTREDDGWAEGMLYP
- a CDS encoding cation diffusion facilitator family transporter, which gives rise to MTEAQRRAIPFAVRAALASVAMAVFLLLLKGFAAWHTGSVAMLGSLADTALDLLASLVTLYGVKLAAEPADHDHRFGHGKAEALAALFQVMLITASAAGIAWRAILAFGETRPTQDAEFGIGVSVVAIIATVALLAYQRSIIRQTGSVAIMADNMHYQSDVLLNGSVILAMVLDQYVGWRGADPVMGIAIALWLAWGAFRASSNAIDQLMDKEWPEGERARFIEVAARQPGIKGIHDFRTRRSGSHDFAQFHMEVDRNLTMFAAHDIVETVEHALRRAYPKVEVLIHLDPEGHVDTDNPLVEADVTPHWFAKRL
- a CDS encoding PhzF family phenazine biosynthesis protein, whose protein sequence is MRIPFVQIDAFAGAPFTGNPAAVLPLSTWLEDSVLQAIAAENNLAETAFIVPDDSDAADFELRWFTPENEVVMCGHATLASGHFVLSSDTALDRVTFRTRQAGLLHVARADDGYELGLPAWVPTPAPLSEIVAALGVDSVVETLWHEHRYGVVVLETADQVRAVDPDFRRLAQSGDWLTIVTAPGEDTDIVSRAFAPGAGIDEDPVTGSAHAVVVPYWAKRLGRDTFTAYQASRRGGHLACRLDGDRVVLGGTCVTVIEGTFFL
- a CDS encoding serine hydrolase domain-containing protein; this translates as MRKVALAVMLPLLIGASEAADAPAFTVKACTGARLGPALEPVKRLFADHAETRAVLIVADGCPALKAYAPGYSDYNRFISWSMAKSVTAILVGELVADGRLQLDAPAPIAEWHGVGDPRAAITLRQLLNMSSGLQHIEVGNPIEASDTNQTLFVADTEAMAAAAIGHRLEARPGSRFNYSSLTSIILAEIITRTLTDSRDPRTRAQIYTAFARERLFRPAGVRNAVLEYDGAGTQIGGSLMHMTLDDWGRIGGLLLDGRGADGAQVIAPEWLAFMKTPSPTNAQYGGHIWLNRPGIGRAALFFGKGPASAVGMNGHLGQLVIASPDSGQGRGVVIVRLGNTPNMRNPAMMQTLGDVTAAFDRGRR
- the mnmA gene encoding tRNA 2-thiouridine(34) synthase MnmA, with amino-acid sequence MTVIGDFQLGPDLSGKRIVVAMSGGVDSSVVAGLAAATGAETIGITLQLYNHGEAVGRAGSCCAGRDIRDARAVCDRLGIAHYVYDHETSFRETVIDTFADEYLAGRTPIPCVRCNMGPKFTDLFQLARDLGADCLATGHYVHRVIGPAGAELHRAVDPARDQSYFLFATTQPQLDYLRFPLGGMPKARVRELAAELGLGVAGKPDSQDICFVPDGDYAGLVKKLRPEAQAGGAIVDLAGQQLGEHSGIVNFTVGQRRGLEIGGSPEPLYVVRLEPAQRRVVVGPRAALAVEAARLTEINWIGGDHAGPLSAKVRSMAKPVPARLEGGRVVFDSPEYGVSPGQAAVLYDGERVLGGGWIAETERALIAA
- a CDS encoding DUF1153 domain-containing protein codes for the protein MIENQKIRPAKVIGPLGEPLTLDSLPPPETTRWVVRRKAEVVAAVNGGLLSVDEVCERYGLTVEEFAGWQRAIDRSGMPGLRVTRIQHYRSLYDRQQKY
- a CDS encoding GlsB/YeaQ/YmgE family stress response membrane protein, producing the protein MGIIIWLIVGGVVGWLASLVMRTDGQQGIFLNIVVGIIGSVIASFLFGGGINQAVTVTTFIYSLIGAIILLAIVNLVRRGSVR
- a CDS encoding SIMPL domain-containing protein, with the protein product MRTIATATALATLSLAMTAFTGAAAQVTPTVEPLIPASGTVLDVSATGRTTRVPDVATIRAGVATQNATAAAALAENADRMARVLAALKRAGVATRDVATANVGLSPQYRYGENVPPVITGYQASNTVSVRFRDVAKSGAILDALVKEGANQIDGPSLEIDNPDAALDEARNDAVARARARAALYAKASGMTVARIVSIAESGENAGGQPPVMMTFARAKAAPSTAIAAGATDVTVNLSVRFLLK